The following proteins are co-located in the Candidatus Paceibacterota bacterium genome:
- a CDS encoding dihydrofolate reductase family protein: MKRPAKTPRRSDLLPFVLVNMAMTADGKIATANRAVSSFSSRRDQQHLLELRATADAVMAGARTVDLNAVHLGPGPAKYRRLRLRRSLAEYNLRIIVSRTGSVNPAARVFQRVFSPIIILTTRRATASRIRRLGALAAEVKICGQTEINFHAALRWLRKKWKVKRLLCEGGGELNDALFRGGLANELHLTVCPRIFGGRTAPTIADGSGAKRLAGAARLELQSARRRGDEVYFVYRVLPRITSD; this comes from the coding sequence ATGAAACGACCAGCCAAGACCCCTCGGCGCTCTGACCTTCTGCCGTTCGTGCTCGTCAACATGGCGATGACCGCGGATGGCAAGATCGCCACCGCCAACCGTGCCGTATCCTCTTTCAGCAGCCGGCGCGATCAGCAGCACCTGCTCGAACTGCGCGCAACGGCGGATGCCGTCATGGCCGGGGCGCGCACCGTGGACCTGAACGCCGTTCATCTCGGGCCTGGCCCGGCCAAGTACCGCCGCCTGCGCCTGCGGCGCAGCCTGGCCGAGTACAACCTGCGCATCATTGTCAGCCGCACCGGCAGCGTGAATCCAGCAGCCCGCGTGTTCCAGCGCGTGTTCTCCCCCATCATCATCCTCACCACTCGCCGCGCAACCGCCAGCCGGATCAGGCGCCTCGGCGCGCTCGCCGCCGAGGTGAAGATCTGCGGCCAAACAGAGATCAATTTCCACGCCGCCTTACGTTGGCTGCGCAAGAAGTGGAAGGTTAAACGCCTCCTCTGCGAAGGCGGCGGCGAACTCAATGACGCCTTGTTTCGCGGCGGCCTGGCCAATGAATTGCACTTGACCGTCTGCCCGAGGATCTTCGGTGGTCGGACCGCACCAACTATTGCGGACGGTTCAGGGGCGAAACGGCTCGCCGGGGCGGCCCGACTGGAACTCCAATCCGCGCGGCGGCGCGGCGATGAAGTGTATTTCGTTTATCGCGTATTACCGCGGATCACTTCGGATTAG
- the murF gene encoding UDP-N-acetylmuramoyl-tripeptide--D-alanyl-D-alanine ligase → MEARSLAFIAEACAGEQLSGSAQTQVHRVCTDSRRVEPGDLFIALTGERFDGHKFLHEAARKGAAGAVAERNRVPAGWSDCAVIAVADTRKALGRLAAQYRRDFVLPTVVVGGSNGKTTTKELIAAVLRQKLDTLWSEASFNNDVGVPLTLLRLEQSHRAAVLEAGTNHPGELAPLLEMIQPRYGVLTCIGREHLAFFGDVTGVAREEGSLAESLPADGILFLNGDDELAVRAAKRARASAVRVGLAAGNHWRASGIRFERRGMRFQAEGPRADLGGEYRINLLGRHQVVNALFALAIGAELGLTRAEATQGLAECRPPKMRLELWEHNGVVVLDDTYNANADSMAVALQALQELPCKGRRVAVLGEMAELGAHSQEAHEEAGRRVAELGIGQLFAVGGMAPVMARAARDAGMARVFEFADVESAAIAVKRFVRQGDAVLLKASRVARLERIGELLRTREPGREN, encoded by the coding sequence ATGGAAGCTCGTTCATTAGCGTTCATTGCCGAAGCTTGCGCTGGAGAGCAATTGAGCGGTTCGGCGCAGACGCAGGTGCACCGGGTCTGCACCGATTCGCGCAGAGTAGAACCAGGCGACTTGTTCATTGCGTTGACAGGTGAGCGTTTCGACGGACACAAGTTTCTGCACGAAGCGGCCCGAAAAGGAGCCGCCGGGGCGGTAGCCGAACGCAACCGTGTGCCGGCAGGCTGGAGCGATTGTGCGGTCATTGCCGTGGCGGACACGCGGAAGGCCCTGGGCCGACTAGCCGCGCAATATCGAAGAGATTTCGTGCTGCCGACCGTGGTGGTGGGCGGCTCGAACGGAAAGACGACCACGAAGGAACTGATAGCGGCGGTGCTGCGGCAGAAGCTGGACACGCTTTGGAGCGAGGCCAGCTTTAACAATGACGTCGGAGTGCCGCTGACATTGCTGCGACTGGAGCAATCGCATCGCGCGGCAGTGCTGGAAGCCGGAACCAATCACCCGGGCGAATTGGCACCGCTGCTGGAAATGATCCAGCCGCGCTACGGGGTACTCACTTGCATCGGCCGCGAGCATTTGGCGTTTTTCGGGGACGTAACCGGGGTGGCTCGGGAGGAAGGCTCGCTGGCCGAGTCGCTGCCGGCGGATGGAATTCTCTTTTTAAATGGAGACGATGAATTGGCCGTTCGCGCGGCGAAACGCGCTCGCGCCAGCGCGGTGCGCGTGGGCCTCGCTGCAGGAAACCACTGGCGTGCGAGCGGTATACGCTTCGAGCGTCGAGGGATGCGGTTCCAAGCTGAGGGCCCCAGGGCCGATCTCGGCGGCGAGTACCGAATCAATTTGCTTGGTCGGCACCAAGTGGTGAATGCGCTGTTCGCCTTGGCGATCGGAGCCGAGCTGGGGCTGACCCGCGCGGAGGCGACCCAAGGCCTAGCCGAATGCCGACCGCCGAAGATGCGGCTTGAACTGTGGGAACACAATGGCGTGGTCGTGCTCGACGACACCTACAACGCGAATGCGGATTCAATGGCCGTAGCCCTGCAGGCATTGCAGGAACTGCCGTGCAAAGGACGGAGGGTCGCAGTGCTAGGAGAGATGGCCGAATTGGGCGCGCACAGTCAGGAGGCCCACGAGGAGGCGGGCCGGCGGGTGGCAGAATTGGGGATCGGTCAGTTGTTCGCGGTTGGGGGGATGGCTCCAGTCATGGCGCGGGCAGCGCGGGACGCGGGTATGGCCCGGGTCTTCGAATTCGCAGATGTGGAAAGTGCGGCAATAGCAGTGAAACGTTTTGTCCGACAGGGCGACGCGGTGCTGTTGAAGGCCTCCCGCGTCGCGCGGCTGGAACGGATCGGCGAGCTGCTGCGAACCCGCGAACCCGGGAGAGAGAACTGA
- the queA gene encoding tRNA preQ1(34) S-adenosylmethionine ribosyltransferase-isomerase QueA, with amino-acid sequence MRAADFDFDLPPELVAQTPAPHRDRSRLLVLHRPSGRVEHRSFRHLVEHLRSGDVLVLNDSRVIPARLHGTNARTGGEFELLLLEQNSVNDWWAMLRPGKRARVGAEIRLRDRRGRASDVIATVLETNTEGHRRVRFAGAPDVVGLLEVLGEVPLPPYIVRPDSSRHEQDRERYQTVFAHPAGSVAAPTAGLHFTRTLLDEISARGVQVCYVTLHVGVGTFAPVKAATLAAHIMHEERYELSAETACAVNRAKAAGCRVVAVGTTTMRVLETLAGCAPGSVPLNAGSGKTRMFIHPPYDFRIADALLTNFHLPRSTLLMLVSAFAAPNDTRGRDLVLRAYAEAIRERYRFFSYGDAMLVL; translated from the coding sequence ATGCGAGCAGCGGATTTCGACTTTGATCTCCCGCCGGAGTTGGTCGCGCAGACGCCTGCGCCGCACCGCGACCGGTCCCGCCTGCTGGTCCTGCATCGTCCATCCGGCCGGGTCGAGCATCGCAGCTTTCGCCACTTGGTAGAGCACCTGCGAAGCGGCGATGTCCTGGTGCTCAACGACTCTCGCGTGATTCCAGCCCGCCTTCACGGAACGAACGCTCGCACAGGCGGAGAATTTGAACTGCTGCTGCTCGAGCAGAATTCGGTGAATGACTGGTGGGCGATGCTGCGGCCAGGGAAGCGGGCGCGCGTGGGTGCCGAAATCCGATTGCGGGACAGGCGTGGCCGGGCCAGCGATGTTATTGCCACCGTGCTCGAAACGAATACGGAAGGCCACCGGCGTGTGCGATTCGCGGGCGCGCCAGACGTTGTCGGCCTTCTCGAAGTCCTCGGCGAAGTTCCGTTGCCTCCGTATATCGTCCGGCCGGACAGTTCGCGCCACGAGCAGGACCGCGAGCGTTACCAGACAGTATTCGCGCACCCAGCCGGCTCGGTCGCCGCGCCGACGGCCGGGCTGCATTTTACTCGGACCTTGTTGGACGAGATCTCCGCGCGCGGCGTGCAGGTCTGTTATGTCACCTTGCATGTGGGCGTGGGGACATTCGCCCCGGTCAAAGCCGCTACTCTTGCCGCGCACATCATGCACGAGGAACGTTACGAACTGAGCGCGGAGACTGCTTGTGCCGTCAACCGGGCTAAGGCTGCCGGGTGTCGGGTCGTTGCTGTGGGCACCACCACCATGCGGGTGCTGGAAACCCTTGCCGGTTGCGCCCCAGGCTCGGTGCCCCTTAATGCCGGCAGCGGCAAGACCCGCATGTTCATTCATCCCCCGTACGACTTCAGAATTGCCGACGCGCTGTTGACCAACTTCCACCTGCCTCGCTCGACGCTGCTAATGCTTGTCAGCGCGTTTGCCGCGCCGAACGACACCCGGGGCCGCGACCTGGTTCTCCGGGCCTATGCCGAAGCGATCCGCGAGCGCTACCGCTTCTTCAGCTACGGCGACGCGATGCTTGTTCTATGA
- a CDS encoding Mur ligase family protein, whose protein sequence is MDQANTEDLRNRADELRPLGIEVTLGASAPPARDFSLAVLSSALPMNVPLVEAVRRTGVPLISELELGLQLSECLCIAIGGTNGKGTTAELVERVLASNHRKTALSGDLARPVCATIEHTKELDYLILQTDAFQLEMTSLPRPSIAVLTNLTPDHLDHYGSRDNYVRANARLFRNQIAEIHGVQFINDSKATNLDALGSALRAARSGPGGEANVWLIAGGRDKGQELHPVGTLLTNRVKHAFLVGETSKRLYAAWSVFTPCTISSSLLEAVAEAARNAVSGDVVLLSPACSNCDQFRNHQHRGEVFCQAVKSIGRGVPGGTPNINGRIGTAQR, encoded by the coding sequence GTGGACCAAGCGAATACAGAGGACTTGCGCAACCGGGCGGATGAATTGCGCCCGCTGGGTATCGAAGTCACCCTTGGGGCTTCGGCACCGCCGGCGCGGGACTTCAGTTTAGCCGTGCTAAGTTCGGCGCTGCCGATGAACGTTCCACTCGTGGAGGCCGTCCGCCGAACCGGGGTGCCCTTGATCAGCGAGCTGGAGCTTGGCCTTCAGCTATCCGAATGCTTGTGCATCGCCATCGGCGGCACCAATGGGAAAGGAACCACAGCCGAACTCGTCGAGCGAGTGCTGGCGAGCAACCACCGCAAGACCGCATTATCCGGCGACCTCGCGCGGCCGGTCTGCGCGACGATCGAACACACGAAAGAGCTGGACTACCTGATCTTACAGACCGACGCATTTCAATTGGAAATGACCTCCTTGCCCCGGCCCTCGATCGCCGTGCTCACGAATCTCACTCCCGACCATCTGGACCATTACGGCAGCAGGGACAACTACGTGCGCGCCAATGCCCGCTTGTTCCGTAACCAAATAGCGGAGATCCACGGCGTGCAGTTCATCAACGATTCTAAGGCAACTAATCTAGATGCCTTGGGAAGTGCGCTCCGTGCGGCGCGATCTGGACCAGGCGGGGAGGCGAACGTCTGGCTAATTGCCGGAGGCAGGGACAAAGGTCAGGAACTTCATCCGGTTGGCACTCTGCTGACCAACCGGGTCAAACACGCGTTTCTGGTGGGCGAGACCAGCAAGCGACTCTACGCCGCGTGGAGCGTTTTTACTCCTTGCACGATTTCGAGTTCGTTGCTAGAAGCAGTAGCTGAAGCGGCAAGGAATGCCGTATCAGGCGACGTAGTATTACTTTCACCGGCCTGTTCGAACTGCGATCAGTTTCGAAACCACCAACATCGTGGTGAAGTCTTTTGTCAGGCAGTGAAATCAATAGGTAGGGGTGTGCCGGGCGGCACCCCCAACATAAATGGCAGAATTGGCACAGCGCAGCGTTGA
- a CDS encoding LysM peptidoglycan-binding domain-containing protein: protein MNNHNPLIPQGSALEQKNKGRARVKIAVLFVLVVHGIGLMALLMQGCGQSQETLPPIEATDTNPPPTFADPVPPPVATNPPPVADTTPTPVEPPPAPPPVAPAGINEHTIVKGDYLEKIAKNFHVSVNAIMEANPGIEPTKLKIGQKIYIPSPAVSTAPAVTGLAPGETAAPGGEQTYTVKSGDTLTRIAGRFGTTVKALRAANELKTDFLKVGQKLRIPASASAPMAAPVVPAEPVPTYPATPPPGP from the coding sequence ATGAATAACCACAATCCACTCATTCCACAGGGCTCCGCGTTGGAGCAGAAAAACAAGGGGCGCGCCCGCGTGAAGATCGCGGTCCTCTTTGTTCTGGTCGTTCACGGCATCGGCTTGATGGCCTTGCTCATGCAAGGTTGCGGACAGTCCCAAGAGACGCTGCCACCGATAGAAGCTACGGACACCAATCCCCCTCCAACCTTTGCCGACCCCGTTCCTCCCCCGGTGGCAACCAACCCCCCTCCGGTAGCCGACACCACTCCGACGCCAGTGGAGCCACCTCCGGCCCCGCCGCCAGTGGCTCCAGCGGGTATTAACGAGCACACCATCGTCAAAGGAGATTACCTTGAGAAGATCGCAAAGAACTTCCACGTCTCTGTCAATGCCATCATGGAAGCGAATCCCGGCATTGAGCCGACAAAGCTGAAGATCGGGCAGAAGATATACATCCCTTCACCGGCTGTCTCCACAGCCCCGGCGGTGACCGGATTGGCACCCGGCGAGACTGCAGCGCCAGGCGGCGAACAGACCTACACTGTCAAATCCGGCGATACGTTGACCAGGATTGCAGGGAGGTTTGGTACGACTGTTAAAGCGCTGAGAGCGGCTAACGAATTGAAGACTGACTTCCTCAAAGTCGGGCAGAAGCTGAGGATTCCCGCAAGCGCGTCGGCTCCAATGGCCGCCCCGGTTGTTCCAGCTGAGCCTGTGCCGACCTACCCAGCAACACCTCCCCCTGGGCCGTAG
- the rsmH gene encoding 16S rRNA (cytosine(1402)-N(4))-methyltransferase RsmH, producing the protein MPTYTHRPVMLAEVLTALRVVSGGSYADGTVGGGGHAAAILAATSPTGWLYGGDRDGAALEAAKANLAEFAGRFELRRGNYADLADWVPPESCDGVLLDLGVSSPQLDEAERGFSFQREGPLDMRMDQRQELTAARLVNEASAETLAKIFWELGGERDARRFARAIAREREQRQFETTRQLAELIERLQPRRGRATHPATKVFQAVRMAVNDEIGSLERGLAGALKILKAGGRLAVITFHSLEDRMVKNFGRARARDYAFSGGMDVPELREPRAPELQWVRRKAIRPGAEELAANPRSRSAQLRVMEKCRKA; encoded by the coding sequence GTGCCAACCTACACCCACAGACCGGTGATGCTAGCGGAAGTGCTGACCGCCCTCCGAGTAGTCTCCGGCGGGAGTTACGCGGACGGCACCGTCGGTGGGGGTGGGCACGCGGCAGCCATATTGGCCGCCACCTCACCGACGGGGTGGCTGTATGGGGGCGACCGCGATGGCGCGGCGCTTGAGGCCGCCAAGGCGAATCTGGCGGAATTTGCGGGGCGGTTCGAGTTGCGGCGCGGAAACTATGCGGACTTGGCTGATTGGGTGCCGCCGGAGAGCTGTGACGGGGTCCTGCTGGACCTGGGAGTCAGTTCGCCGCAGCTGGACGAAGCGGAGCGCGGCTTCAGCTTCCAGCGGGAAGGGCCGTTGGACATGCGGATGGACCAGCGGCAGGAGCTGACCGCGGCCCGCCTGGTGAATGAAGCCAGCGCGGAAACACTGGCGAAGATTTTTTGGGAACTGGGCGGCGAGCGCGATGCGCGGCGGTTCGCGCGGGCGATCGCGCGCGAGCGCGAGCAGCGCCAGTTCGAAACGACACGGCAGCTGGCGGAGTTGATCGAACGTCTGCAGCCGCGTCGCGGCAGAGCGACGCATCCGGCAACAAAGGTATTTCAGGCAGTCCGGATGGCGGTAAACGACGAAATTGGTTCTTTGGAAAGAGGCTTGGCAGGGGCGCTGAAGATTTTGAAAGCCGGCGGACGACTGGCGGTGATCACGTTTCATTCGCTGGAAGACCGCATGGTGAAGAATTTCGGGCGCGCGCGGGCGCGGGATTATGCATTCAGCGGAGGAATGGATGTTCCGGAGTTGCGTGAGCCGCGCGCGCCTGAGCTGCAGTGGGTGCGCCGCAAAGCCATCCGGCCGGGCGCGGAGGAACTGGCGGCAAACCCGCGCAGTCGCAGCGCGCAGTTGCGGGTGATGGAAAAGTGCCGGAAAGCGTGA
- a CDS encoding division/cell wall cluster transcriptional repressor MraZ — protein sequence MAKMLRDIDAMANSDPNKVVLKRFIGSKSEQVTLDKAGRICLPEEMAKSAGIRDEAVLVGLLNRFEIWNPDRYENLSASNTIMAQEAIKLID from the coding sequence ATGGCGAAGATGCTGCGCGACATAGATGCCATGGCAAACAGCGATCCGAATAAGGTCGTGCTGAAACGGTTCATCGGCAGCAAGTCTGAACAAGTGACACTCGATAAGGCGGGGCGGATTTGCCTGCCGGAAGAGATGGCCAAGAGTGCGGGGATCAGAGACGAAGCAGTGCTAGTCGGGCTGCTGAATCGTTTTGAGATATGGAATCCCGACCGTTACGAGAACTTAAGCGCCTCGAACACCATCATGGCCCAGGAAGCCATCAAGTTGATTGATTAA
- the ftsW gene encoding putative lipid II flippase FtsW: MKVSVTILVSCVAALLSLGMVMLYSSSMAQVGAHYLRMQLVWCGLGLAACVVAALLDYRQLRWIWWLPLGLALLMLGLVLNPHIGAKINGARRWFSFGGMRFQPSEFAKIALIIALAWYGERFQRQMPLWKRGILIPGLLIVVTVGLIFIEPDVGNALVLAAVSSTLLLISGVRLRYFLPPVIAGVIAIGTFICYNPMRSDRIHSWLHVEETRRDTGLQAYQAMVALGSGGLTGKGLGDGRQKLGFLPEHHTDFIFSIIGEELGLIATLLVVAAFIAIVFCGAHIAMNAADTFGMLLGSGITFLIGMQAFINIGVVTSALPNKGLPLPFISYGGSNLLMTLTSVGLLVSIARQARNPDGVIRNVLISEEAENPFSRRAQAQP; encoded by the coding sequence ATGAAAGTGAGCGTCACCATTCTGGTTTCCTGCGTGGCTGCCCTGCTATCGCTCGGAATGGTGATGCTGTACAGCTCCAGCATGGCACAGGTAGGGGCTCATTACCTGAGGATGCAACTGGTTTGGTGCGGGCTCGGCCTGGCAGCTTGTGTGGTTGCGGCGTTGCTGGATTATCGCCAGCTTCGCTGGATCTGGTGGTTGCCGCTAGGCTTGGCCTTGCTGATGCTGGGATTGGTGTTGAACCCTCATATCGGCGCCAAAATCAACGGCGCGCGGCGCTGGTTCAGCTTTGGCGGCATGCGTTTCCAGCCTTCGGAGTTTGCCAAAATTGCGCTGATCATTGCCTTGGCCTGGTACGGAGAGCGTTTCCAGCGGCAGATGCCGTTGTGGAAGCGGGGAATTCTCATCCCAGGGCTGCTGATTGTGGTAACCGTAGGGCTGATTTTCATTGAGCCAGATGTGGGCAACGCGCTGGTACTCGCTGCCGTAAGCAGCACCTTGTTGCTGATTTCAGGCGTTCGACTTCGCTATTTCCTGCCGCCGGTTATCGCCGGCGTTATCGCGATCGGGACCTTCATCTGTTACAATCCTATGCGTTCTGACCGAATTCACTCGTGGCTGCACGTGGAGGAGACCCGACGCGATACGGGCCTGCAGGCTTACCAGGCGATGGTTGCCCTTGGGAGCGGCGGCTTGACGGGCAAAGGTCTAGGCGATGGACGCCAGAAGCTCGGCTTCCTGCCGGAGCACCACACCGACTTCATATTCTCAATCATCGGGGAAGAGCTCGGGTTGATCGCTACTCTGCTTGTGGTCGCAGCCTTTATAGCGATTGTCTTCTGCGGCGCCCACATCGCGATGAATGCAGCGGATACGTTTGGAATGCTGCTCGGTTCAGGGATTACATTCCTGATTGGCATGCAGGCCTTTATCAACATCGGAGTGGTGACAAGCGCGTTGCCGAACAAGGGTCTGCCATTGCCTTTCATCAGCTACGGCGGATCCAACCTGCTTATGACCCTGACGAGCGTTGGGCTGTTGGTCAGCATCGCGCGGCAGGCACGCAACCCCGATGGGGTCATCCGGAACGTGCTCATCAGCGAAGAAGCTGAGAATCCATTCTCTCGAAGGGCACAGGCCCAACCATGA
- the mraY gene encoding phospho-N-acetylmuramoyl-pentapeptide-transferase — protein sequence MFYYLSQYLLEWSAGTEWADQLSGFRLFRYITFRSAGAALTALVLSWWLGPRVIAWLKQLKFGQEYADKAEAGGSLATRLLSKKGTPTMGGILIVLVLNITTLLWAQWNTLVQLTLLSLVVLTGLGFYDDYAKISQQSSGGVRSWVKLGVQTTLALFIGLYLWHMPSTQKLITDIMVPFCKYPVLTCAGLVGLGLTVLTIVGSSNAVNLTDGLDGLAIGCTLIVSFVFLVLTYLAGHRTASAYLQIPHVIGAGELTVFCAAMIGAGLGFLWFNCHPAQVFMGDTGSLALGGALGIVAVLIHQPLVLVIAGGVFVMEAVSVILQTGWYRYTKRRYGTGTRIFLMSPIHHHFEKKGWYESQVVMRFYILGVLFAVLALSTLKIR from the coding sequence ATGTTCTACTACCTGAGCCAATACTTGCTGGAATGGTCCGCAGGCACTGAGTGGGCCGACCAGCTGTCTGGCTTCCGGCTCTTCCGATATATCACCTTTCGCAGCGCCGGCGCGGCGCTGACCGCGCTGGTCCTAAGCTGGTGGCTTGGACCCCGAGTTATTGCCTGGCTGAAGCAGTTGAAATTCGGCCAGGAATACGCGGACAAAGCGGAAGCGGGCGGCAGCCTGGCCACACGCCTTTTAAGCAAGAAGGGCACGCCCACAATGGGGGGAATTCTCATTGTCCTCGTGCTCAACATCACCACGTTGCTGTGGGCGCAGTGGAATACGCTCGTGCAATTGACGCTGCTCTCGCTCGTCGTGCTGACTGGCCTGGGATTTTACGACGACTATGCCAAGATCAGCCAGCAGAGCAGCGGCGGCGTCAGGTCCTGGGTCAAACTCGGGGTACAAACCACACTGGCATTGTTCATCGGACTGTATCTGTGGCACATGCCCTCCACCCAAAAGCTGATCACGGATATCATGGTACCGTTCTGCAAGTATCCGGTCCTGACCTGCGCGGGCCTGGTCGGGCTTGGGCTAACGGTGCTGACCATCGTCGGCAGCTCGAATGCAGTGAACTTGACTGACGGGTTGGACGGGTTGGCAATCGGCTGCACACTGATAGTCTCGTTTGTCTTTCTAGTTCTCACGTACTTGGCGGGACACCGAACAGCCTCCGCCTATCTGCAGATACCCCACGTGATTGGAGCAGGCGAGCTGACGGTATTCTGTGCCGCCATGATCGGCGCGGGATTGGGCTTCCTTTGGTTCAATTGCCATCCCGCGCAGGTGTTCATGGGCGACACCGGCTCCCTGGCGCTAGGCGGTGCGCTGGGCATCGTCGCAGTGCTGATTCACCAACCCCTGGTATTGGTAATTGCGGGAGGAGTGTTCGTAATGGAGGCGGTTTCGGTAATTCTGCAAACAGGTTGGTATCGCTACACCAAGCGGCGGTATGGAACGGGCACCCGCATCTTCCTGATGTCACCAATCCACCATCATTTCGAGAAGAAAGGCTGGTATGAATCGCAAGTCGTGATGCGATTCTACATTCTGGGAGTGCTTTTCGCCGTCCTAGCCCTGAGCACCTTGAAGATTCGCTAA
- a CDS encoding penicillin-binding protein 2 — protein sequence MAKQLQFRRLVALALLLVAAFAGLTYRLVDLQVLRYEELSRIAWNNTHREFLLEPRRGDILDAKGNLLATSVFVKTVCADPSLIGSRQAEVARAVAPLLHMSEGELHQRLMPRPTRNATGVIGTNRYVVLKRKVPMETWQQIQAAMRSLSFGLDEKKLSRAERAFYRDLRRAAVFVEKQDDQLRTYPNQALAAHVLGFVGMDEQEVNGTRLLQTSGKDGIERYYNAKLAGVRGWRVTEADRPGRELVALRKQDVEPRDGTSVVLTIDSVVQHIVEAALAEAKEKHSPVSISSLVVRPRTGEILALAILPNFDPNNPGAVGADARRNRVIADLAEPGSTFKIVAVSGALNDGIVRLEDVFDCEHGRFHFAGRVLHDHESYGMLTVEEIIANSSNIGAAKIGLKLGQSRLHDYIRNFGFGTQTGLPLLGEVSGIVHPVKAWSKVSIAQIPMGHGVAVTSLQMTMAMCAIANKGWLMQPMIVDRLVNRDDTLAVKYPPQRVRQVISEAAAAQMVEALKTAVSSGGTGAKAALEHYTVAGKTGTAQKSGGPSGYLPGKYFASFIGFFPADNPELCISVMMDEPKHGYYGGQIAAPVFKQIAERAASYLHIPPEDGAAPMVPATLTAPLDRNPPKTAAARSP from the coding sequence ATGGCGAAGCAACTGCAATTCCGAAGGCTGGTGGCGCTGGCGCTGCTGCTGGTCGCGGCATTTGCCGGGCTAACCTACCGCCTGGTTGACCTGCAAGTGCTCCGCTACGAGGAATTGAGCCGCATAGCGTGGAATAACACGCACCGGGAATTCCTGCTGGAGCCACGCCGGGGCGACATTCTGGATGCGAAGGGCAACCTGTTGGCGACGAGCGTCTTTGTGAAAACGGTTTGCGCCGATCCGTCGCTCATCGGCAGCCGGCAGGCGGAAGTAGCCCGGGCAGTGGCACCGTTGCTGCATATGAGCGAAGGCGAACTGCACCAGCGACTGATGCCCCGCCCGACACGAAACGCCACCGGCGTGATCGGCACCAACCGCTACGTGGTGCTGAAGCGCAAAGTCCCCATGGAAACATGGCAGCAGATACAAGCCGCCATGAGATCGCTGTCCTTCGGGCTGGACGAGAAGAAGCTCTCTCGGGCGGAACGTGCCTTCTATCGCGATCTCCGGCGCGCAGCGGTCTTTGTCGAAAAGCAGGACGACCAATTGCGCACCTATCCGAATCAAGCGCTGGCGGCACACGTCCTGGGCTTTGTCGGCATGGACGAGCAGGAGGTCAACGGCACCCGGCTGCTGCAGACTTCGGGCAAGGACGGAATCGAGCGGTACTACAACGCGAAGCTGGCCGGCGTGCGCGGCTGGCGGGTGACGGAGGCGGATAGGCCCGGAAGAGAGCTGGTTGCGTTGAGGAAGCAGGATGTGGAACCGCGCGACGGCACGAGCGTCGTGCTCACGATTGATTCGGTGGTGCAACATATCGTTGAGGCGGCGCTGGCTGAGGCGAAGGAAAAGCATTCGCCTGTGAGCATTTCAAGCCTCGTGGTTCGCCCGCGCACAGGTGAAATCCTCGCCTTGGCGATCCTGCCGAACTTTGACCCGAACAACCCCGGCGCCGTGGGGGCGGACGCCCGGCGCAACCGCGTGATCGCAGACCTGGCGGAACCGGGATCAACCTTTAAGATTGTGGCCGTCTCGGGCGCCCTGAACGATGGGATTGTGCGGCTGGAGGATGTGTTTGACTGTGAACATGGCCGCTTCCACTTCGCGGGCCGTGTCCTCCACGACCACGAATCATATGGGATGCTGACGGTCGAGGAGATCATTGCCAACTCATCAAACATAGGGGCCGCCAAGATCGGGCTCAAACTGGGGCAAAGCCGGCTCCATGACTATATCCGCAACTTTGGCTTCGGGACACAGACCGGGCTCCCGCTACTGGGGGAAGTGAGCGGAATCGTGCATCCGGTGAAAGCCTGGTCCAAGGTCTCAATCGCTCAAATCCCAATGGGTCACGGGGTCGCAGTAACAAGTCTGCAAATGACCATGGCGATGTGCGCCATCGCGAACAAGGGATGGCTGATGCAACCGATGATCGTGGACCGTCTGGTGAATCGTGACGACACTCTGGCGGTCAAGTACCCGCCACAGCGCGTTCGGCAGGTCATTAGCGAAGCCGCGGCGGCGCAGATGGTGGAGGCGCTCAAAACGGCTGTTTCATCCGGAGGCACAGGAGCCAAAGCAGCGCTGGAGCATTACACCGTAGCCGGCAAGACCGGCACGGCACAAAAGTCCGGTGGTCCCAGCGGTTACCTGCCGGGCAAGTACTTTGCTTCCTTCATTGGCTTCTTCCCCGCCGATAATCCCGAGCTATGCATCTCCGTGATGATGGATGAGCCGAAACATGGCTACTACGGCGGACAAATCGCCGCCCCGGTGTTCAAGCAAATCGCCGAGCGGGCAGCCTCTTACCTGCACATTCCGCCGGAGGACGGTGCAGCGCCGATGGTCCCGGCTACCCTGACGGCGCCGCTGGATCGCAATCCGCCGAAAACGGCAGCCGCGCGCTCGCCCTGA